The genomic interval TGACACTAGTGCTGTTAAGTTCAGTTAACATCAGCAGCTAATTAGTCTGGGCAGtgtcacagaaaaaaaaaatcttaaagcAATACTAGATCACAGACTCACAGCTAGTAATTCGGTTCACACATATGGATCACTTTGTCAGGAAATCATGCAAGCACAGAAAAATTGCTCCCCTGTGTTTATTTTGCTTCTAGGTACAGTACAGAGTGGTAACGTGATGTTAATTGGTGTCTCTCTTCCACAAGGCTAGAGGTTTAATTCCATCTCACGCACGCTGCATGCGCACCCTCTATCCCAAGCTTTCCCGTTTCAGTATCTCTGATCGCTCACTGCACCTGCATTACACGAGCCAAAACGCCTGACCTGTGCTTTGCATGTGATGTGTTGGCCCATTTCCAAGAGGCCACAGGTGAGCAGATACTACTCCAAGAAGAGGGGTAGCAGCCACAGCAGAAATGGCAAGGATGATGCCAACCACGACGAGTCCAAGAACCAATCACCCGGCTCGCCCCTGAGCAGACAGAGCCTGTCCTCATCTGCCACCCACACCTACCACACCGGTGAGCAGAGCAATGCCTCCAGGCTTTTAACTCGATCGTCTAGTTTATATTTGTGCAAGAGCAGTTCCCCCAACTCTGTTTGTGCCAAGTTCTTGAAAACCTGTGCTGTTTTTGGTTTGATCAGGAGGGTTCTACGAGATCGACCACGAGAAGCTtccccccaaatccccaattcaTCTCAAGTCCATACGTGTGGTAAAGgtgagcctttttttttttttactcgtaCACTCGACTGCTAGCTTTGATCTGGATTGATTTGATGAATTGTTCTTGAAATGTTTGATCTGGATTGCTTCTCGCTCGTGGTGTTGTGGTCTTTGGTGGGTGCAGGTGAGCGGCTACACAAGCCTGGACGTCACAGTGAGCTTCCCGTCCCTCCTGGCGCTGCGaagcttcttctcctcctccccacggTCGTGCACTGGGCCGGAGCTCGACGAGCGCTTCGTCATGAGCAGCAACCACGCGGCCCGCATCCTGCGCCGTCAGGTggccgaggaggagctcgcgggCGACGTGATGCACCAGGACAGCTTCTGGCTTGTCAAGCCCTGCCTCTATGACTTCTCCGCGTCGTCACCACATGATGTGCTGACCCCGTCGCCGCTGCCTGCCGCAGCGCAGGCGAAGGCGCCGGCAGCCAGTTCCTGCCTTCTCGACACCTTGAAGTGCGACGGCGCCGGGTGGGGCGTGAGGCGCCGTGTCAGGTACATTGGTCACCACCACGATGCTTCCAAGGAGGCCAGCGCTGCCAGCCTCGATGGCTACAACACAGAGGTCAGCGtccaggaggagcagcagcagcgactgCGGCTTCGACTGCGGTTGCGACAACGCCGGGAGCAGGAAGACAACAAGAGCACTAGCAATGGCAAGAGGAAGCGGGAGGAGGCAGAGAGCAGCATGGACAAGAGCAGAGCCGCCAGGAAGAAGAAAGCCAAGACTTACAAGAGTCCCAAGAAGGCGGAGAAGAGGCGCGTCGTGGAGGCTAAAGACGGCGACCCTCGGCGCGGCAAGGACCGGTGGTCGGCCGAGCGGTACGCAGCGGCGGAGAGGAGCCTGCTGGATATAATGCGCTCCCATGGTGCCCGCTTCGGTGCGCCGGTGATGCGGCAGGCTCTGCGGGAGGAAGCCCGCAAGCACATCGGTGACACCGGCCTCCTTGACCACCTGCTCAAGCACATGGCCGGCAGGGTACCGGAAGGCAGCGCGGACCGGTTCCGTCGCCGGCACAATGCGGATGGTGCCATGGAGTACTGGCTGGAGCCGGCGGAGCTTGCCGAGGTACGGCGGCTGGCTGGAGTGTCTGATCCATACTGGGTGCCACCACCTGGGTGGAAGCCAGGCGATGATGTGTCCGCAGTCGCCGGTGACCTCCTGGTCAAGAAGAAGGTGGAAGAGCTCGCTGAGGAGGTTGATGGTGTAAAAAGGTCTCCTTTCTCTCGCTTTTTTGCAGCTTCTACTTCTTGTTTGGAGAAATACCAACATTTTTGTCAGTTCAACGAGTTCTGTGCTAAATTTCACTTGGGCTGGTGGTGTGAAGGCACATCGAGCAGCTCAGTTCTAATTTGGTGCAGctggagaaggaaacaaaaTCTGAGGCAGAGCGATCTTACAGCTCTAGGAAGGTATATAGCCCATCAATCCTGTCGATTATTTCCCTTGCATCCATTTTCCTTCTGTTTATTGTTGTTACTTCTCAAGAAAGCGGGaatgtttttttgtttgccCGTTGTGACTTAAAATGTAACAAGCTAATATAACACTTGAGTTGCATTGACCTGCTTGCCTGTATTTTGAGTTGCATTGACCTGCCTGCCTGTATTTTGAAATCTAGtccttttatttgttttttcagaATTTCCATGTAGGTATTATCAGTAGTTATGGCAATTGGCAATCTGGTCTTTTTCAATCTCTGAAAGTGTAAATTGTGAAGGACATATATGCAGCCAGCTAAAATTTCTCAGCTTTACTTACATTGACAAAAGCATACACTTTTGGCATGCCTCTCTTCTGTTCTGCTCTGCTTTCCATTATTGGAGCACTCATTTCTTTAGCATTTGTTTTTCAGGAGAAGTATCAGAAGTTGATGAAGGCAAATGAAAAGCTCGAGAAACAGGTGTTATCTATGAAGGTAACTAAACAACACCTCTCATCCTACTCCTGCGCTTTCATCTCAAACTATGCAAAAGCACTGGTACCTTGTTTAGCAACAAATGATCCACGTCTCTGATCATGTTCGATTATATGCCTGCACTTACATTAAGGTAAAACACATATCATTTCCTTGTTTAAATTACAGGACATGTATGAGCATCTGGTTCAGAAAAAGGGTAAGCTGAAGAAGGAGGTGCTGTCCTTGAAGGTATACCCCTGCAGATACACCTGAAATTTCCACCATGATCTGCACTTCACCACACATTATGATTTTCAAGCAAACTAAGCAGTTATACTCCTTGGGACTATTTTACTTTGGTCCACCATGTTTCTGATTATTCTGTTGTACCTAGCTATTTGCATGTTTAATTATACAACTCTTGATCATCAACTGGTACCTTTTCAGGATAAATATAAGCTTGTGCTGGAGAAGAATGATAAACTGGAGGAACAGATGGCTAGTCTCTCCAGCTCCTTCCTTTCTTTGAAGGTTGGTTGCCCTTTGTGGGTTCTGCTTCTAATTGTACCTGAAACACATGCCTTATTCCAAATCACCTGACACCTCTGCATGCACAGGAACAATTGCTGCTGCCAAGAAATGGAGATAATCTGAACATGGAAAGGGAAAGGGTGGAAGTGACTTTGGGCAAGCAAGAAGGCCTTGTTCCTGGCGAACCACTGTATGTTGATGGTGGTGACCGGATCAGCCAGCAAGCAGATGCCACCGTCGTCCAAGTCGGCGAGAAGAGGACGGCGAGGAAGAGCAGCTTCCGCATCTGCAAGCCACAGGGAACGTTCATGTGGCCACACATGGCGTCTGGCACGAGCATGGCCATCAGTGGGGGAGGCAGTAGCAGCTGCCCTGTCGCCTCCGGGCCAGAGCAGCTccctcgcagcagcagctgcccCAGCATTGGGCCTGGTGGCCTCCCGCCGTCGTCACGAGCCCCAGCCGAGGTGGTGGTCGCGTCGCCGCTGGACGAGCACGTGGCGTTCCGCGGGGGCTTCAACACGCCGCCCTCGGCATCGTCCAccaacgccgccgctgccgccaagcTGCCTCCCCTGCCCAGCCCGACGTCACCTCTCCAGACACGGGCCCTGTTCGCCGCTGGCTTCACTGTCCCGGCACTACACAACTTCTCCGGCCTCACCTTACGCCATGTGGTAAGTTCAAACATCTGCATCCGCACTTTGATTTCAACTCCCATCTCCTCCCAAGAACTGGAATTCCTTGAGCCTGTCAGATGCAAGATGGACGGCTTGGATGACCAACCAGTCACCCACAGAGAACacttctcttcccttctctttcttcaaCATGTGACACCTGACACTGATAATCTCGTATTCATGGCTGGCTGTTCGTCTGTCTGTGCAGgactcctcgtcgccgtcgtccgcgccATGCGGTGCTAGGGAGAAGATGGTGACCCTGTTCGATGGAGACTGCCGGGGGATCAGCGTCGTGGGCACCGAGCTGGCACTGGCCACTCCGTCCTACTGCTGATCAAGTTCTTCCCTCCCCTTCTGCTTCGCCACCCGcccacataattaattaattaatcacggaACCAAAAGATTTATTCTAGTTTAAGGTAGAGAAATGATAACATAAGAAGACAATaacaacacacacacaaaaaaatataagatagaAGAGGAAGAGTTATTTTTCTCGGTTACAAACTCAAAGTTGCAGTTTAGAACTTGGTAAGTAGATGTTTCAGGCTGGCTGGTCAGTTAATGGTTTGAGTCCCCATGTCTGTACTGATCGATGTAAGCCTGACAAATTTTGGTTGGCTGATACTCTCCCTAGCCCTTCGCGTGACACATTCGAAGTGGAATGTGTCCAGTTTTCTGACGGGCTAGGTCCGCTATTTTGTCCTGGATACATATTCATTATTCATCATTGCCATTGGTAGTATATAATTTAAGATCTGATTCTATTGCACATTGCACTAGAACTCTGCATGCTTGGAGCTCCTATCTTGAGCACTAGCTACAAGCCTTACAACTTCAGTTTCCTTCGACATGTGCAGCAAATTACTCTGAATCTGATTTGGAACTGCATGCTTAACGAGTCGAGGCCTGCAGCTTCAACACCCGCTTACAAAAGTGTGGATTTTGAGTCTTAGTCTTAGTTTGAAAACAACTATTGAGCAGATCGCTTTAtggattattagattattattGAGCAGATTGCTTTATGGATTATTTACTTgattatgaaaataaattaaatatttttagtaaATAAATCTAACAgtttaaaacaaatatatatattattacacAGCAGCagccggaggaagaagaagttcAGATGGAGATGGGATTTTGGACTTTATGCCATCCTTCCAAACAACTTGTCAACTTGGATTATTTGCCACTCAAACTTGTCAAATTGTTTCTATTTTGCCATTATAGCTAGCCAAATCAGCAAACTAACATGGCAACAAGTTGCAAATGACCTTATTGCCCATATTCTTCCTTCTTCCCTTGACCCGAAGATGACACGACGAAATCGGGCGGCGGTCCCGCACGCCCCTCCCATCCGGCGGTGGCCTCGCGCCCAACTCAAATCCCCTTCGACAGTGAAGGTGTGTGGCTCAACACACCGCTCCTCTCCAATGATGGCGGCGGTCGTGGGCCTCAGCCCCATGCCTCACTTCCCtctggcgacggcggtggctgtGGGCCTCCCTCCCCTtcggtggtggactggtggtcgCGGCCTTGcggctccccctcccctctggTGGTGGCGGCAACCTTGCAGCTTCCATCCTTTGACGGCAGCGGGCCCCCACTACCTCCTCCCCTCCTATGGTGCCATGTGCCGATGCCGCCTCCTCAGATCCCACCATCGGCACGTCATTGTTGTTGTAAACACATCGGAGCTGAGAAAGAAGAGGAGCGCTGGCACCTTGGGCTCTTCACTACCGCGACCCATCCTCTATGGCTGCTTCCCCTCATTCTTCGTCTCCTCTACTGTATTGAGTATgcaagaggaagaagataagggcAGGGTTGTAATTTT from Oryza glaberrima chromosome 3, OglaRS2, whole genome shotgun sequence carries:
- the LOC127765653 gene encoding protein AMEIOTIC 1 homolog gives rise to the protein MDAEMAAPALAAAHLLDSPMRPQVSRYYSKKRGSSHSRNGKDDANHDESKNQSPGSPLSRQSLSSSATHTYHTGGFYEIDHEKLPPKSPIHLKSIRVVKVSGYTSLDVTVSFPSLLALRSFFSSSPRSCTGPELDERFVMSSNHAARILRRQVAEEELAGDVMHQDSFWLVKPCLYDFSASSPHDVLTPSPLPAAAQAKAPAASSCLLDTLKCDGAGWGVRRRVRYIGHHHDASKEASAASLDGYNTEVSVQEEQQQRLRLRLRLRQRREQEDNKSTSNGKRKREEAESSMDKSRAARKKKAKTYKSPKKAEKRRVVEAKDGDPRRGKDRWSAERYAAAERSLLDIMRSHGARFGAPVMRQALREEARKHIGDTGLLDHLLKHMAGRVPEGSADRFRRRHNADGAMEYWLEPAELAEVRRLAGVSDPYWVPPPGWKPGDDVSAVAGDLLVKKKVEELAEEVDGVKRHIEQLSSNLVQLEKETKSEAERSYSSRKEKYQKLMKANEKLEKQVLSMKDMYEHLVQKKGKLKKEVLSLKDKYKLVLEKNDKLEEQMASLSSSFLSLKEQLLLPRNGDNLNMERERVEVTLGKQEGLVPGEPLYVDGGDRISQQADATVVQVGEKRTARKSSFRICKPQGTFMWPHMASGTSMAISGGGSSSCPVASGPEQLPRSSSCPSIGPGGLPPSSRAPAEVVVASPLDEHVAFRGGFNTPPSASSTNAAAAAKLPPLPSPTSPLQTRALFAAGFTVPALHNFSGLTLRHVDSSSPSSAPCGAREKMVTLFDGDCRGISVVGTELALATPSYC